The Mya arenaria isolate MELC-2E11 chromosome 16, ASM2691426v1 genome includes a window with the following:
- the LOC128221768 gene encoding uncharacterized protein LOC128221768, with product MDAEVSFRPKYRQILKKVPKLPKQRLAKASQIEEKSLTGVNEHKTTASRPRTKTKGKTGPGHERVYKETRQNLSSLALANAIPSSTYDQDRSNTSKGKTNDKQNSMTSKGVAATCQPPITKTRTNRRYIDCDTSLKIRARTPDKANCTGTESPTWDSTIRTVLDYSQHNLQKPDDTEREANIKTEKNSSNYVQKFADTPFIEIRRKRPTLKGSIRDLSEELDVAVEERAIIQRKCPQSWADIVHESHQ from the exons ATGGATGCGGAGGTTTCATTTCGTCCAAAATACCGCCAGATTTTGAAGAAAGTACCGAAACTGCCTAAACAACGTTTGGCAAAAGCATCACAG ATTGAAGAGAAGTCATTAACAGGtgtaaatgaacataaaacgaCAGCTTCTCGTCCAAGAACAAAGACAAAAGGGAAGACAGGTCCAGGTCATGAACGTGTGTACAAG GAAACACGGCAAAACCTTTCCTCATTGGCCCTTGCAAATGCAATCCCATCTTCAACTTACGATCAGGACAGATCAAACACATCGAAGGGAAAAACAAACGACAAGCAAAACAGTATGACGAGTAAGGGCGTGGCAGCTACATGCCAGCCCCCAATAACAAAAACACGCACCAATAGAAGATACATAGATTGCGATACATCTTTGAAAATACGCGCTAGAACGCCAGATAAAGCGAATTGTACTGGAACTGAATCACCAACGTGGGATTCAACGATACGAACAGTCCTTGATTATTCCCAACATAATCTACAAAAGCCGGATGATACGGAACGTGAAGCAAATATCAAAACAGAGAAAAACTCATCAAACTATGTACAAAAATTTGCCGATACCCCTTTTATCGAAATCAGAAGAAAAAGACCAACACTAAAGGGATCCATACGAGATTTATCCGAAGAACTGGATGTTGCAGTGGAAGAGCGTGCAatcattcaaagaaaatgtCCACAATCTTGGGCAGATATTGTGCACGAAAGTCACCAATAA